A single window of Mycolicibacterium aurum DNA harbors:
- the mce gene encoding methylmalonyl-CoA epimerase: protein MTAEQTDARPVLATALVTAIDHVGIAVPDLDAAIKWYHDHLGMIVLHEEVNDEQGIREAMLSVRGAAVGSTQIQLMAPIDDSSTIAKFLDKRGPGLQQFAYRVSDLDTLSDRLRDQGVRLIYDEPRRGTANSRINFIHPKDGGGVLIELVEPAVDAAH, encoded by the coding sequence ATGACCGCCGAGCAGACTGACGCCCGTCCGGTACTGGCCACCGCGCTGGTGACCGCCATCGATCATGTCGGCATCGCCGTGCCTGATCTGGACGCCGCGATCAAGTGGTACCACGACCATCTGGGCATGATCGTCCTGCACGAAGAAGTCAACGACGAGCAGGGCATCCGCGAGGCCATGCTCTCGGTTCGCGGCGCCGCCGTCGGAAGCACCCAGATCCAGCTGATGGCCCCGATCGACGACAGCTCCACGATCGCCAAGTTCCTGGACAAGCGCGGGCCGGGTCTGCAGCAGTTCGCCTACCGGGTGAGCGATCTGGACACGCTCAGTGACCGTCTCCGCGATCAGGGCGTTCGTCTGATCTACGACGAGCCCCGCCGCGGCACCGCGAACTCGCGCATCAACTTCATCCACCCGAAAGACGGCGGCGGCGTGCTCATCGAGCTCGTCGAGCCCGCGGTAGACGCTGCCCACTGA
- a CDS encoding DUF3817 domain-containing protein, protein MASMTSAYDLRTAAGWFRLIAFAEALSWAGLLIGMYFKYLGSPQTEVGVKVFGPIHGGIFIAFLVAALLVGISVKWGVGTWLLALLGSIVPLGSVIFLIWADRTGRMGSQPVAAGLGQPGASVPETT, encoded by the coding sequence ATGGCGTCCATGACAAGCGCATACGACCTCCGCACCGCGGCGGGATGGTTCCGGTTGATCGCGTTCGCCGAGGCGCTCAGCTGGGCAGGCCTGCTGATCGGGATGTACTTCAAATACCTCGGCTCGCCGCAGACCGAGGTCGGCGTCAAGGTCTTCGGGCCGATCCACGGAGGCATCTTCATCGCGTTCCTGGTGGCTGCACTTCTGGTGGGCATCTCGGTCAAATGGGGAGTCGGAACATGGTTGCTGGCGTTGCTGGGCAGCATCGTGCCGCTGGGCAGTGTGATCTTCCTCATATGGGCTGATCGGACCGGTCGAATGGGGTCGCAGCCGGTCGCGGCGGGCTTGGGTCAACCGGGGGCTTCGGTACCGGAAACAACGTGA
- the nucS gene encoding endonuclease NucS: MRLVIAQCTVDYVGRLTAHLPSARRLLLFKADGSVSVHADDRAYKPLNWMSPPCWLVEEPDGDAPVWVVQNKAGEQLRITVEAIEHDSSHELGVDPGLVKDGVEAHLQVLLAEHVELLGAGYTLVRREYMTPIGPVDLLCRDEQGRSVAVEIKRRGEIDGVEQLTRYLELMNRDSLLAPVAGVFAAQQIKPQARTLATDRGIRCVTLDYDKMRGMDSDEFRLF, translated from the coding sequence GTGCGCCTCGTCATCGCCCAGTGCACCGTCGACTACGTCGGCAGACTCACTGCCCATCTGCCCTCGGCCCGGCGTCTGCTGCTGTTCAAGGCCGACGGGTCGGTCAGCGTGCACGCCGATGACCGTGCCTACAAGCCACTGAACTGGATGAGCCCGCCGTGCTGGCTGGTCGAGGAGCCCGACGGGGACGCCCCGGTGTGGGTGGTGCAGAACAAGGCGGGGGAGCAGCTACGCATCACCGTGGAGGCGATCGAGCACGATTCCAGCCATGAACTGGGTGTCGATCCCGGTCTGGTCAAGGACGGCGTCGAGGCGCACCTGCAGGTGCTGCTGGCCGAGCACGTCGAACTGCTCGGTGCCGGATACACGTTGGTGCGGCGCGAGTACATGACCCCCATCGGCCCGGTGGACCTGCTGTGCCGCGATGAACAGGGCCGCTCGGTCGCGGTCGAGATCAAACGCCGGGGCGAGATCGACGGCGTCGAACAGCTGACCCGCTATCTGGAGTTGATGAATCGGGACTCGCTGCTGGCGCCGGTCGCCGGGGTGTTCGCCGCCCAGCAGATCAAGCCGCAGGCCCGCACGCTCGCAACGGACCGCGGAATTCGCTGCGTCACCCTGGATTACGACAAGATGCGGGGCATGGACAGCGACGAGTTCCGACTGTTCTGA
- a CDS encoding alpha-1,4-glucan--maltose-1-phosphate maltosyltransferase produces the protein MTAGRIEIDDVQPVVSNGRFPAKAVVGEVVPVSATVWREGHDAVSATLVVRYHGTTYPPLADEPPGRVRAQEAVPIQDIVNPGPRVRPTALPMAEGRTPDVFHGTFTPDTAGLWTFRVDGWGDPIATWRKNVIAKLDAGQGEGELNNDLLVGAKLLDRAATGVARQDRFPLAEAAARLREPGDPFYRAGAALAPEITELLDKYPLRELITRGQQHGIWVDRPLARFSSWYEFFPRSTGGWDPSGNPVHGTFATATKALPRIARMNFDIAYLPPIHPIGKVHRKGRNNSVTAAPGDVGSPWAIGSDEGGHDAVHPDLGTIDDFDDFVAAAKDEGLEVALDLALQCAPDHPWAREHPEWFTVLPDGTIAYAENPPKKYQDIYPLNFDNDPAGLYEEVLRIVRFWISHGVKVFRVDNPHTKPPNFWAWLIGEVKNEDPDVLFLAEAFTRPARLFGLAKLGYTQSYTYFTWRTAKWELTEFGQSIAEHADYSRQSLWVNTPDILHESLQHGGPGMFAIRAALASTMSPTWGVYSGFELFEHRAVREGSEEYLNSEKYELRPRDFDAALADGESLEPFITRLNEIRRVHPALQQLRTITFHTIDNDALLAYSKFDPATGDQVLVVVTINPFGAEDGTLWLDMAALGMDPQDRFWVRDEITGEEYQWGQSNYVRLDPARAVAHVLNMPQVPADQRSKLLRRE, from the coding sequence GTGACCGCCGGTCGGATCGAGATCGATGACGTCCAGCCCGTGGTGTCCAACGGGCGCTTTCCCGCCAAGGCCGTCGTCGGTGAGGTGGTACCGGTGTCGGCGACGGTGTGGCGAGAAGGGCACGACGCGGTGTCGGCCACGCTCGTGGTCCGCTACCACGGCACCACCTATCCCCCGCTCGCCGACGAGCCGCCAGGACGCGTACGCGCCCAGGAGGCGGTGCCCATCCAGGACATCGTCAACCCCGGGCCGCGGGTTCGGCCGACAGCACTGCCGATGGCAGAAGGCCGCACGCCGGACGTCTTCCACGGCACGTTCACCCCGGACACCGCGGGTTTGTGGACGTTCCGGGTGGACGGCTGGGGTGACCCGATCGCCACCTGGCGCAAGAACGTGATCGCCAAGCTCGACGCCGGCCAAGGCGAGGGCGAACTGAACAACGATCTGCTGGTCGGAGCGAAGCTGCTGGACCGGGCCGCCACCGGCGTGGCCCGGCAGGATCGGTTTCCGCTCGCGGAGGCCGCAGCGCGCCTGCGTGAGCCGGGCGACCCCTTCTACCGGGCGGGCGCGGCGCTGGCACCCGAGATCACCGAGCTGCTCGACAAGTATCCGCTGCGCGAGCTGATCACCCGGGGACAGCAGCACGGCATCTGGGTGGATCGGCCGCTGGCGCGGTTCAGTTCCTGGTACGAGTTCTTCCCACGGTCGACCGGCGGGTGGGACCCCTCCGGCAACCCGGTGCACGGAACGTTCGCCACCGCTACCAAGGCCCTGCCGCGCATCGCCAGGATGAACTTCGACATCGCCTACCTGCCGCCGATCCATCCGATCGGCAAGGTGCACCGCAAGGGGCGCAACAACAGCGTCACCGCGGCGCCCGGCGACGTCGGCTCGCCGTGGGCGATCGGGAGCGACGAGGGCGGGCACGACGCAGTGCACCCGGACCTCGGCACCATCGACGACTTCGACGACTTCGTGGCCGCCGCCAAGGACGAAGGCCTTGAGGTGGCGCTGGACCTGGCCCTGCAGTGCGCGCCGGACCACCCGTGGGCGCGCGAGCACCCCGAGTGGTTCACCGTCCTGCCCGACGGCACGATCGCTTACGCGGAGAACCCGCCGAAGAAGTACCAGGACATCTACCCGCTGAACTTCGACAACGACCCCGCGGGCCTGTACGAAGAAGTGCTTCGCATCGTGCGGTTCTGGATTTCCCACGGAGTCAAGGTGTTCCGGGTCGACAATCCGCACACCAAGCCGCCGAACTTCTGGGCCTGGCTGATCGGCGAGGTCAAGAACGAGGATCCCGACGTGCTGTTCCTGGCCGAGGCGTTCACCCGGCCCGCGCGGCTGTTCGGTCTGGCCAAGCTCGGATACACGCAGTCCTACACCTACTTCACGTGGCGTACGGCCAAGTGGGAGCTGACCGAGTTCGGTCAGTCGATCGCCGAGCATGCCGACTACAGCAGGCAGAGCCTGTGGGTCAACACGCCGGACATCCTGCACGAGAGCCTGCAGCACGGCGGCCCGGGCATGTTCGCCATCCGTGCCGCGCTCGCGTCGACCATGAGCCCGACGTGGGGGGTGTACTCCGGTTTCGAGCTGTTCGAGCATCGTGCGGTCCGCGAGGGCAGCGAGGAGTACCTGAACTCGGAGAAGTACGAGCTGCGGCCGCGCGACTTCGATGCCGCACTCGCCGACGGCGAGTCGCTGGAACCGTTCATCACGCGCCTCAACGAGATCCGCCGCGTACACCCGGCGCTCCAGCAGCTGCGCACGATCACGTTCCACACCATCGACAACGACGCACTGCTGGCGTACAGCAAGTTCGACCCGGCCACCGGCGACCAGGTGCTCGTGGTCGTCACCATCAACCCGTTCGGCGCCGAGGACGGCACGCTGTGGCTGGACATGGCCGCCCTCGGCATGGACCCGCAAGACCGTTTTTGGGTGCGCGATGAAATCACCGGCGAGGAATACCAGTGGGGCCAAAGCAATTACGTGCGCCTGGACCCCGCCCGAGCGGTAGCGCATGTGCTCAACATGCCGCAGGTCCCCGCCGACCAACGATCCAAACTGCTGCGCAGGGAGTGA
- the glgP gene encoding alpha-glucan family phosphorylase encodes MKALRRFTVRAHLPVQLAALERLSVNLRWSWDKPTQDLFEAVDGEMWAQVGGDPVALMGQVGPERLEELAADAAFVRRLDAVAADLDNYLTRPLWYQQLAAEHADEGDAAGLPRGIAYFSMEFGVAEVLPNYSGGLGILAGDHLKSASDLGLPLIAVGLYYRSGYFRQSLTADGWQHESYPALDPQGLPLRLLADAQGAPVLIQLALPGSQQLYARIWIAQVGRIPLLLLDSDIPENDHELRSVTDRLYGGDQEHRIRQEILAGIGGVRAIRAYTEVEGLPAPEVFHMNEGHAGFLGAERIRELIEAGLDFDTALAVVRASTVFTTHTPVAAGIDRFPVEMVERYFGGEPTGPSVGGSRLLPGVPLERIVAFGAEDDPTKFNMAHMGLRLAQRANGVSLLHGRVSREMFNELWPGFDPAEVPIGSITNGVHAPTWAAPQWVQLGRELIGSTDLSSLSEPETWQRLQEVDPGHLWWIRSQLRETLIADVRARVRRSWLERGAADAELGWIATAFDPGVLTIGFARRVPTYKRLTLMLRDPERLQKLLLDDKRPIQLIVAGKSHPADEGGKALIQQIVKFADREDVRHRIAFLPDYDMSMARTLYHGCDVWLNNPLRPLEACGTSGMKSALNGGLNLSIRDGWWDEWYDGENGWEIPTADGLADESRRDDLEAAALYDLLERAVVPKFYDRDEHGVPTRWVEMVRHTLQVLGPKVLASRMVRDYTEKYYLPAAQALRRVIEPGQPGAGEGLAVPFGAARELAEYRRRVAQAWPKITIADVDGYGLPDTPLLGAELTLTALVDLAGLRPDEVMVQAVLGRVDAGDALIDPLTVPMTHTGTAESGNQIFTATTPLPFAGSVGYTVRVLPHHRLLAGDNELGLVTLA; translated from the coding sequence GTGAAAGCACTCCGCCGGTTCACCGTCCGCGCTCACCTCCCCGTGCAGCTGGCCGCACTCGAGCGGCTCTCCGTCAATCTCCGCTGGTCCTGGGACAAACCGACGCAGGATCTGTTCGAGGCCGTGGACGGCGAGATGTGGGCGCAGGTCGGGGGAGATCCCGTCGCGCTGATGGGGCAGGTCGGTCCGGAGCGCCTGGAGGAGCTCGCTGCCGACGCGGCCTTCGTGCGGCGTCTGGACGCCGTGGCCGCAGACCTGGACAACTACCTGACCAGGCCGCTGTGGTACCAGCAGCTGGCTGCCGAGCACGCCGACGAGGGCGACGCCGCAGGGTTGCCCAGGGGCATCGCGTACTTCTCGATGGAGTTCGGCGTCGCCGAGGTGCTGCCCAACTACTCGGGCGGCCTCGGCATACTCGCCGGTGACCACCTCAAGTCGGCCTCCGACCTGGGACTGCCGTTGATCGCGGTGGGGCTGTACTACCGCTCCGGGTACTTCCGCCAGTCGCTGACCGCCGACGGCTGGCAGCACGAGAGCTATCCGGCGCTGGACCCCCAGGGCCTGCCGTTGCGCCTGCTCGCCGACGCCCAGGGTGCTCCTGTGCTGATCCAGCTGGCGCTGCCCGGAAGCCAGCAGCTGTACGCGCGGATCTGGATCGCGCAGGTTGGCCGAATCCCGTTGCTGCTGCTCGATTCTGACATTCCGGAGAACGACCACGAGCTGCGGTCGGTCACCGACCGGCTCTACGGCGGCGACCAGGAGCACCGGATCCGGCAGGAGATCCTGGCCGGCATCGGCGGGGTTCGGGCAATCCGGGCATACACCGAGGTGGAGGGTCTGCCCGCACCCGAGGTTTTTCACATGAACGAGGGACACGCCGGCTTCCTGGGCGCCGAGCGCATCCGGGAGCTCATCGAGGCGGGGCTCGATTTCGACACCGCACTGGCCGTCGTGCGTGCGTCGACGGTGTTCACCACCCATACGCCGGTGGCCGCCGGGATCGACCGGTTTCCCGTGGAGATGGTGGAACGGTACTTCGGTGGGGAACCCACGGGGCCGTCCGTCGGTGGTTCGCGGCTGCTGCCCGGTGTGCCACTGGAGCGCATCGTGGCCTTCGGCGCCGAGGACGATCCGACGAAATTCAACATGGCGCATATGGGGCTGCGGTTGGCCCAGCGGGCGAACGGGGTGTCGCTGCTGCACGGACGGGTCAGCCGCGAGATGTTCAACGAGCTGTGGCCGGGATTCGACCCGGCGGAGGTGCCCATCGGTTCGATCACCAACGGCGTGCATGCGCCGACCTGGGCGGCGCCGCAGTGGGTGCAGCTGGGGCGCGAGCTGATCGGCAGCACGGATCTGAGCTCGCTGAGTGAGCCCGAGACCTGGCAGCGGCTACAGGAGGTCGACCCGGGCCACCTCTGGTGGATCCGCTCGCAGCTGCGGGAGACTCTGATCGCCGACGTCCGCGCCCGGGTGCGCAGGTCATGGCTTGAGCGGGGCGCAGCCGACGCCGAATTGGGCTGGATCGCCACGGCTTTCGACCCGGGGGTGTTGACCATCGGGTTCGCCCGCAGGGTGCCCACATACAAGCGCCTGACGTTGATGCTGCGCGATCCCGAGCGGTTGCAGAAGCTGCTGCTCGACGACAAGCGACCCATCCAGCTGATCGTCGCGGGCAAGTCGCATCCCGCCGACGAAGGCGGCAAGGCGCTGATCCAGCAGATCGTCAAGTTCGCCGACCGGGAAGACGTGCGGCACCGCATTGCCTTTCTGCCCGACTACGACATGTCGATGGCGCGCACGCTGTATCACGGCTGCGACGTGTGGCTGAACAATCCGCTGCGACCGCTGGAAGCCTGCGGCACGTCGGGGATGAAGAGTGCGCTCAACGGCGGCCTCAATCTCTCGATCCGGGACGGCTGGTGGGACGAGTGGTACGACGGCGAGAACGGGTGGGAGATCCCGACCGCCGACGGGCTGGCTGACGAGAGTCGCCGCGACGACTTGGAGGCGGCCGCGCTGTACGACCTTCTGGAGCGTGCGGTCGTCCCGAAGTTCTACGACCGCGACGAACACGGTGTACCGACCCGGTGGGTCGAGATGGTGCGGCACACCCTTCAGGTTCTCGGCCCAAAGGTGTTGGCCTCGCGCATGGTTCGCGATTACACCGAGAAGTACTACCTGCCCGCTGCGCAGGCGTTGCGCCGGGTGATCGAACCGGGCCAACCGGGCGCTGGGGAAGGCTTGGCGGTGCCGTTCGGCGCCGCGCGCGAACTCGCGGAGTACCGCAGGCGGGTCGCGCAGGCCTGGCCGAAGATCACCATCGCCGACGTGGACGGTTACGGACTACCCGACACCCCGCTGTTGGGCGCCGAACTGACGCTGACCGCCCTGGTGGACCTGGCCGGTCTGCGCCCGGACGAGGTGATGGTGCAGGCGGTGCTCGGTCGTGTCGACGCCGGTGACGCACTGATCGATCCGCTCACGGTTCCGATGACCCACACCGGGACCGCCGAGAGCGGAAACCAGATCTTCACGGCCACGACCCCGCTACCGTTCGCCGGATCGGTGGGCTACACC
- the glgB gene encoding 1,4-alpha-glucan branching protein GlgB gives MTNASNVTNQIDSPHLRPHTADLNRLMAGEHHDPHAVLGAHEYDDHTVIRAFRPHAVEVNAVIGGARYPLQHIEGGLFAVAVPFTNLIDYRFEIRYSDDEAAFVHTVADAYRFLPTLGEIDLHLFAEGRHERLWEILGAHRRSFTTADGVVDGVSFAVWAPNAKGVSVTGDFNHWGNEAQMRVLGSTGVWELFWPNFPEGGLYKFRVHGADDNVVDRADPMAFATEVPPQTASREFTSDYTWSDEEWMSGRALRNPVFEPMSTYEVHLGSWRPGLSYTELADQLTEYLVDHGFTHVEMLPVAEHPFGGSWGYQVTSYYAPSSRFGSPDEFRYLVDALHRAGIGVLVDWVPAHFPKDAWALGRFDGTALYEHGDPRRGEQLDWGTYVFDFGRPEVRNFLVANALYWLQEYHIDGLRVDAVASMLYLDYSRPEGGWSPNIYGGRENLEAVQFLQEMNATVHKANPGIVTIAEESTSWPGVTRPTNLGGLGFSMKWNMGWMNDTLEFIKRDPIHRSYHHHELTFSLLYAFSENFVLPISHDEVVHGKGTLWGRMPGSDHMKAAGIRSLLAYQWAHPGKQLLFMGQEFGQRAEWSEERGVDWFQLDEQGFSDGILRMLTDANGIYRGSRALWSRDSNPEGYSWIDANDSANNVLSFLRFGDDGSMMACVFNFSGSEHARYRLGLPHAGTWREVLNTDSDNYHGSGIGNYGAVEATDEPWHGRPASAVMVLPPLSALWFEPEQP, from the coding sequence ATGACCAACGCGTCGAATGTGACGAACCAGATCGACAGCCCACATCTGCGGCCGCACACGGCCGACCTCAACCGGCTGATGGCCGGCGAGCACCACGATCCGCACGCGGTTCTCGGCGCTCACGAATACGACGACCACACCGTGATCCGCGCCTTCCGGCCGCACGCCGTCGAGGTCAATGCGGTGATCGGCGGCGCACGCTACCCGCTGCAACACATCGAAGGCGGGCTCTTCGCGGTGGCGGTGCCCTTCACCAACCTGATCGACTACCGCTTCGAGATCAGGTACTCCGACGACGAAGCGGCCTTCGTACATACCGTTGCCGACGCCTACCGCTTCCTTCCCACGCTGGGCGAGATCGACCTGCACTTGTTCGCAGAGGGCCGGCACGAGCGACTGTGGGAGATCCTGGGCGCGCACCGCCGTAGTTTCACCACCGCCGACGGCGTGGTGGACGGGGTGTCGTTCGCGGTGTGGGCGCCCAACGCCAAGGGCGTCAGCGTCACCGGCGATTTCAACCACTGGGGCAACGAAGCCCAGATGCGGGTTCTGGGGTCGACGGGCGTCTGGGAACTGTTCTGGCCGAATTTCCCTGAGGGGGGCCTGTACAAGTTCCGCGTGCACGGCGCCGACGACAATGTCGTAGACCGTGCCGACCCGATGGCCTTCGCCACCGAAGTGCCGCCGCAGACCGCCTCCCGCGAGTTCACCAGTGACTACACATGGAGTGACGAGGAGTGGATGAGCGGCCGGGCGCTGCGCAACCCGGTGTTCGAGCCGATGAGCACCTACGAGGTGCATCTGGGGTCCTGGCGTCCCGGGCTCAGCTACACCGAGCTGGCCGATCAGCTCACCGAATACCTTGTCGACCATGGGTTCACCCACGTCGAGATGCTGCCCGTCGCCGAGCACCCGTTCGGCGGGTCCTGGGGATACCAGGTGACGTCCTACTATGCGCCGTCCTCCCGGTTCGGCTCCCCCGACGAGTTCCGTTATCTCGTCGATGCTCTGCACCGCGCCGGGATCGGCGTGCTGGTGGACTGGGTGCCCGCCCACTTCCCCAAGGACGCGTGGGCGCTCGGCCGATTCGACGGAACTGCCCTCTACGAGCACGGCGATCCACGCCGCGGTGAGCAATTAGACTGGGGCACATACGTTTTCGACTTCGGCCGACCCGAAGTACGCAACTTCCTGGTCGCCAACGCGCTGTACTGGCTGCAGGAGTACCACATCGACGGGTTGCGCGTCGACGCGGTCGCGTCGATGCTCTACCTCGACTACTCGCGACCCGAGGGCGGCTGGTCACCCAACATCTACGGCGGCCGCGAGAACCTGGAGGCCGTGCAGTTCCTGCAGGAGATGAACGCCACCGTCCACAAGGCCAACCCGGGTATCGTCACCATCGCCGAGGAGTCGACGTCCTGGCCCGGTGTCACGCGTCCGACAAACCTTGGCGGCCTTGGCTTTTCGATGAAGTGGAACATGGGCTGGATGAACGACACGCTCGAGTTCATCAAGCGTGACCCCATTCATCGCAGCTACCACCACCACGAGCTCACCTTCTCGCTGCTGTACGCGTTCAGTGAGAACTTCGTGCTGCCCATCAGCCACGACGAGGTCGTCCACGGCAAGGGCACGCTGTGGGGCCGGATGCCGGGCAGCGACCACATGAAGGCGGCCGGCATCCGTAGCCTGCTGGCGTATCAGTGGGCACATCCGGGTAAGCAGCTGCTGTTCATGGGCCAGGAGTTCGGCCAGCGTGCCGAGTGGTCCGAAGAACGCGGTGTCGACTGGTTCCAGCTCGACGAGCAGGGGTTCTCGGACGGGATCCTGCGGATGCTGACCGACGCCAACGGCATCTACCGCGGTTCGCGTGCGCTGTGGTCACGCGACAGCAATCCGGAGGGATACTCCTGGATCGACGCCAACGACTCGGCGAACAACGTGCTGAGCTTCCTGCGGTTCGGCGACGACGGCTCGATGATGGCGTGCGTGTTCAACTTCTCGGGATCCGAGCACGCGCGCTACCGGCTGGGCCTGCCGCACGCCGGGACCTGGCGCGAGGTGCTCAACACCGATTCCGACAACTATCACGGCTCGGGCATCGGCAATTACGGCGCCGTCGAGGCCACCGACGAGCCGTGGCACGGCCGGCCGGCGTCGGCGGTCATGGTGCTGCCGCCGCTATCGGCGCTGTGGTTCGAACCCGAGCAGCCCTAG
- a CDS encoding tetratricopeptide repeat protein: MTRPGPRISPALAGAVDLSALKQRPAADGGSGGKPGGVEVTEANLEAEVLVRSTELPVVVLLWSPRSDASTQLGDALTALAAADGGKWVFATVNVDTTPRVAQMFGVQAVPTVVALAAGRPLSSFEGMQPPEQLRRWIDSLMNAVEGKLGGAPGEEPADEVDPEIEQARAFLDAGEFDAARQAYQAILDANPGHQEAKGAVRQIGFLQRATTHPQDAVATADASPGDVEAAFAAADVEIMQQDIHGAFARLTDLVRRTAGDERTAVRTRLIELFDLFDPADPEVIAGRRNLANALY, from the coding sequence GTGACGCGTCCAGGACCCCGTATCTCCCCCGCACTGGCGGGTGCCGTCGACCTGTCGGCACTCAAGCAGCGGCCGGCCGCCGACGGCGGTTCGGGCGGCAAGCCGGGCGGGGTCGAAGTCACCGAAGCCAACCTGGAAGCCGAGGTCCTGGTCCGCTCTACCGAACTGCCGGTGGTCGTGCTGCTGTGGTCGCCTCGCAGCGACGCGAGCACTCAACTCGGCGATGCGCTCACCGCGCTCGCCGCCGCCGATGGTGGCAAGTGGGTGTTCGCCACGGTGAACGTCGACACCACGCCGCGGGTGGCTCAGATGTTCGGCGTGCAGGCGGTGCCGACTGTGGTGGCTCTGGCTGCCGGACGGCCGCTCTCGAGCTTCGAGGGGATGCAGCCGCCCGAGCAACTCCGGCGCTGGATCGACTCCCTGATGAACGCCGTCGAGGGAAAGCTCGGCGGCGCGCCTGGTGAGGAGCCGGCCGACGAGGTCGACCCCGAGATCGAGCAGGCGCGGGCCTTCCTGGACGCCGGCGAATTCGACGCGGCGCGCCAGGCCTACCAGGCGATTCTGGACGCCAATCCCGGTCACCAGGAGGCCAAGGGCGCGGTGCGTCAGATCGGCTTCCTGCAGCGCGCCACGACCCATCCGCAGGATGCGGTGGCCACCGCCGACGCGTCACCGGGTGACGTCGAGGCCGCCTTCGCCGCCGCGGACGTCGAAATCATGCAGCAGGACATTCACGGCGCTTTCGCACGGTTGACCGATCTGGTCAGGCGAACCGCGGGAGACGAGCGCACCGCGGTGCGGACCCGGTTGATCGAACTGTTCGACCTGTTCGATCCAGCCGATCCCGAGGTGATCGCCGGACGGCGCAACCTCGCCAACGCCCTGTACTGA
- a CDS encoding acetyl-CoA C-acetyltransferase — protein sequence MTTSVIVAGARTPVGKLMGSLKDFSGSDLGGVAIAGALEKAFPNVENPARFVEYVIMGQVLTAGAGQMPARQAAVAAGIGWDVASLTINKMCLSGIDAIALADQLIRAGEFDVVVAGGQESMTQAPHLLPKSRAGYKYGDVTVLDHMAYDGLHDVFTDQPMGALTEQRNDVDKFTRAEQDEFAASSHQKAARAWKDGVFADEVVPVKIPQRKGDALEFTEDEGIRADTTAESLGGLRPAFRKDGTITAGSASQISDGACAVVVMNKAKAEELGLTWLCEIGAHGVVAGPDSTLQSQPANAIKKAVAKEGISLDQLDVIEINEAFAAVALASTRELGVDPDRVNTNGGAIAVGHPIGMSGARITLHAALELARKGSGYAVAALCGAGGQGDALILRRP from the coding sequence ATGACGACGTCGGTGATTGTTGCTGGAGCCCGTACTCCGGTGGGCAAGTTGATGGGTTCGCTGAAGGATTTCTCGGGCAGCGACCTCGGCGGCGTGGCGATCGCCGGAGCGCTGGAGAAGGCCTTCCCGAACGTGGAGAATCCGGCTCGGTTCGTCGAGTACGTGATCATGGGCCAGGTGCTGACCGCCGGCGCCGGGCAGATGCCCGCCCGCCAGGCTGCGGTGGCCGCCGGCATCGGCTGGGATGTCGCATCGCTGACCATCAACAAGATGTGCCTGTCCGGCATCGACGCGATCGCGCTGGCTGATCAGCTGATCCGGGCCGGCGAGTTCGACGTCGTCGTCGCCGGTGGGCAGGAGTCGATGACCCAGGCCCCGCATCTGCTGCCCAAGAGCCGTGCGGGCTACAAGTACGGCGACGTCACCGTGCTCGATCACATGGCCTACGACGGCCTGCACGACGTGTTCACCGACCAGCCGATGGGTGCGCTCACCGAGCAGCGCAACGACGTCGACAAGTTCACCCGCGCCGAGCAGGACGAGTTCGCTGCGTCCTCGCATCAGAAGGCGGCCAGGGCCTGGAAGGACGGGGTGTTCGCCGACGAGGTCGTGCCGGTGAAGATTCCACAGCGCAAAGGCGACGCACTCGAGTTCACCGAGGACGAAGGCATCCGTGCCGACACCACCGCCGAGTCGCTCGGCGGCTTGCGGCCCGCGTTCCGCAAGGACGGCACCATCACCGCGGGGTCGGCGTCCCAGATCTCCGACGGCGCATGCGCTGTCGTCGTCATGAACAAGGCGAAGGCCGAGGAACTGGGGCTGACCTGGCTGTGCGAGATCGGAGCGCACGGTGTGGTCGCCGGGCCCGACTCGACGCTGCAGAGCCAGCCGGCGAACGCCATCAAGAAGGCCGTCGCCAAGGAGGGCATCTCCCTCGACCAGCTCGACGTGATCGAGATCAACGAGGCGTTCGCAGCGGTCGCCCTTGCTTCCACCAGGGAACTCGGGGTCGACCCCGACAGGGTCAACACCAATGGCGGAGCCATCGCCGTGGGTCATCCCATCGGCATGTCCGGCGCCCGCATCACGCTGCACGCCGCCTTGGAACTGGCCCGCAAGGGTTCGGGTTACGCCGTCGCCGCGCTCTGCGGAGCCGGCGGTCAGGGCGACGCGTTGATCCTGCGCCGGCCGTGA